One Choloepus didactylus isolate mChoDid1 chromosome 8, mChoDid1.pri, whole genome shotgun sequence DNA window includes the following coding sequences:
- the LOC119542512 gene encoding patatin-like phospholipase domain-containing protein 5 — MVARPAASEARMLLTRLPKQSTEPKKHRVQPWSRDHSTQGDRPCLGGCNGEGDESFSSRLFLFPGLALYLTVSFLLWGDPPKFRGEDPNSTITVSPFHGTVDICPWSTSASLHELNAFSANFQISTKDFYLGVTSLFPSKPEVVADHCRQGYPDALRFLERCRLTKEPVLWTLVPEEPTSPAVGTQDAGHDQDEKSGLALNWAVPNVVVKDVPNFEQLSRELEATMKRACEGDLSIWTCFSQSRPVWVLKYLLLPCTLLFEYVYFQSRRVVAWLPKMPVDLGWVQGLLRIWALDVYSRMKAWFGPVRHLGAGPLQPGAAPPAALTLEPLDAHRS; from the exons ATGGTCGCCAGGCCCGCGGCCTCTGAGGCCAGGATGCTACTGACCAGGCTTCCCAAGCAGAGCACAGAGCCCAAGAAACACAGAGTCCAACCATGGAGCAGAGACCACA GCACACAGGGCGACCGTCCCTGCTTGGGAGGCTGCAATGGGGAAGGCGACGAGAGCTTTTCCTCCCGACTCTTTCTCTTCCCAGGCCTTGCTCTGTACCTTACAGTTTCCTTTCTACTGTGGGGTGATCCCCCCAAGTTCAGAGGGGAG GACCCCAACTCCACCATCACTGTGTCTCCCTTCCACGGGACAGTGGACATCTGTCCCTGGAGCACGTCGGCCAGCCTGCATGAGCTGAACGCCTTCAGTGCCAACTTCCAGATCTCCACCAAGGACTTCTACCTGGGGGTgacctccctcttcccctccaagCCCGAG GTAGTGGCCGACCACTGCAGACAAGGCTACCCGGATGCCCTGAGGTTCCTGGAGCGGTGCA GACTCACCAAGGAGCCAGTGCTGTGGACTTTGGTGCCTGAGGAGCCCACGTCCCCAGCTGTTGGGACCCAGGATGCTGGCCATGACCAAGACGAGAAGTCAGGCCTGGCTCTGAACTGGGCAGTGCCCAATGTGGTGGTCAAGGATGTGCCCAACTTTGAGCAGCTTTCACGGGAGCTGGAGGCCA CAATGAAGAGAGCATGTGAGGGGGACCTCAGCATCTGGACCTGCTTCTCCCAGTCACGACCAGTGTGGGTGCTGAAGTACCTGCTGCTACCCTGCACACTGCTCTTTGAGTATGTCTACTTCCAGAGCAGAAG AGTGGTGGCCTGGCTGCCCAAAATGCCTGTGGACCTGGGCTGGGTGCAGGGCCTGCTGAGAATCTGGGCCCTCGACGTCTACTCCAGGATGAAGGCCTGGTTCGGGCCAGTCAG GCACCTGGGAGCAGGCCCCCTCCAGCCTGGAGCAGCTCCTCCTGCAGCATTGACCCTGGAGCCTCTGGATGCCCATCGGTCCTGA